In Scyliorhinus canicula chromosome 8, sScyCan1.1, whole genome shotgun sequence, one DNA window encodes the following:
- the lingo2 gene encoding leucine-rich repeat and immunoglobulin-like domain-containing nogo receptor-interacting protein 2 gives MKALDTMVDCIGKVMLHAAISCWQPFLGLALIVILTGSTMGCPARCECTAQSKSVTCHRKRLTLIPEGIPIETKILDLSKNKLKNINPDEFASYTLLEVIDLSENIITIVEPGSFSNLFNLRSLRLRSNRLKLIPLGVFSGLSNLTMLDISENKIVILLDYTFQDLRNLKSLEVGDNDLVYISHRAFSGLLALQQLTLEKCNLTAVPTEALSHLHNLISLRLCHLHINAIHAYSFKKLYRLKHLEIDHWPLLDVLPANSLHGLNLTSLSITNTNLSAIPYAAFKHLIYLAYLNLSYNPISIVESGMLQDLIRLQELHLVRAQLLTIEPRSFKGLHTLRVLNVSHNLLDTLEESAFQTVKNLQLLCIDHNPLACDCRLLWMLQRRKALRFTQEQPICASPESIKGKRFQDFNDLYLPSYFTCQKPQIPDKSPQHLVIDEGQVAQFSCHADGDPLPIISWQSPRRRLITLKSNGRVTVLGDGTLELKFTQVQDSGVYICIASNAAGNDTFSVTLLVKGLSENLLGNKSSLYMTDLNDTHSNGTHVSMTVALDLKTILVSTAMGCFTFLGVVLFCFLLLFVWSRGKGKHKNNIDIEYIPRKTNGAAADTEQGGTRRFNMKMI, from the coding sequence GCCCTTGACACAATGGTGGACTGCATCGGCAAAGTCATGCTTCACGCGGCCATATCGTGTTGGCAGCCATTTCTGGGCCTGGCTCTGATCGTTATTCTCACTGGGTCTACAATGGGATGCCCAGCTCGATGTGAGTGCACTGCACAGAGCAAATCCGTTACCTGCCATCGCAAACGCTTGACGCTGATCCCTGAGGGCATTCCTATTGAGACCAAAATATTGGACCTGAGCAAGAATAAGCTGAAGAACATCAATCCAGATGAGTTTGCGTCATATACCTTACTGGAAGTAATAGACCTTAGTGAAAATATAATAACAATTGTGGAACCCGGATCTTTTAGTAATCTTTTTAACTTGCGCTCCCTACGCCTGAGAAGTAACCGGCTAAAACTCATCCCACTTGGCGTTTTTTCTGGGTTGTCTAACTTGACAATGTTGGACATCAGCGAGAATAAAATAGTCATTTTGCTCGACTACACCTTCCAGGATTTACGCAACTTAAAATCTCTTGAAGTGGGGGACAATGATTTGGTTTACATTTCACATCGAGCCTTCAGCGGACTGCTGGCACTTCAGCAGTTAACCCTTGAGAAGTGCAACCTTACAGCGGTGCCAACCGAAGCACTGTCTCACCTTCACAATCTCATCAGCCTCCGGCTGTGCCACCTTCACATCAATGCCATCCATGCCTATTCCTTCAAAAAGCTGTATCGATTGAAACACCTGGAGATTGATCACTGGCCTCTGCTGGATGTATTACCCGCCAACAGTCTGCATGGTCTCAATCTCACCTCCCTGTCCATCACCAACACAAACCTGTCTGCAATACCCTATGCGGCATTCAAGCACCTAATTTACCTTGCGTACCTGAACCTGTCCTACAACCCCATCAGCATTGTCGAATCGGGCATGCTGCAGGATTTGATACGACTTCAAGAACTGCACCTGGTTCGGGCGCAGTTGCTCACCATTGAGCCCCGTTCCTTTAAAGGGCTGCACACCTTGCGGGTCCTAAACGTATCCCATAACCTGTTGGACACTCTGGAGGAGAGCGCATTCCAAACGGTGAAAAACCTCCAACTGCTCTGTATAGACCATAACCCACTGGCGTGCGACTGCCGACTGCTGTGGATGCTGCAAAGGAGGAAGGCTCTGAGGTTTACACAAGAGCAGCCAATCTGTGCCTCTCCAGAGAGCATCAAGGGAAAACGTTTTCAAGATTTCAACGACCTTTACCTGCCCAGCTACTTCACCTGCCAGAAACCCCAGATCCCAGACAAAAGTCCGCAGCACCTGGTGATTGATGAAGGCCAGGTGGCTCAATTCAGTTGTCATGCCGATGGGGACCCTCTCCCAATTATCTCCTGGCAGTCTCCGCGCAGGAGGCTGATCACCCTCAAGTCAAATGGGAGGGTGACAGTATTGGGAGATGGAACACTGGAACTCAAGTTCACCCAGGTTCAGGATAGCGGAGTCTATATCTGTATCGCGAGTAACGCGGCCGGGAATGACACCTTCTCAGTGACGTTGCTCGTGAAGGGACTTTCTGAGAATCTGCTTGGGAACAAGAGCTCTCTGTACATGACCGATCTAAATGACACACACTCCAATGGGACGCATGTGTCCATGACAGTTGCACTGGATCTAAAGACTATACTGGTGTCCACGGCCATGGGTTGCTTCACATTCCTCGGCGTGGTGTTGTTCTGCTTCCTGCTCCTCTTTGTGTGGAGCCGGGGGAAGGGCAAGCACAAGAACAACATCGACATTGAATACATTCCTCGCAAGACGAATGGAGCCGCAGCTGACACTGAGCAAGGAGGCACGCGGAGGTTCAACATGAAGATGATATAA